In a genomic window of Oncorhynchus kisutch isolate 150728-3 linkage group LG9, Okis_V2, whole genome shotgun sequence:
- the LOC109879316 gene encoding fibroblast growth factor receptor 1-like isoform X1, whose protein sequence is MGRNAFVFDPFCLFALTVCAFTKPNVIQPTPVMVTELGGSVTLTCLCPNVSVTRFNWFKQSFGQEPLHMASSLYIGQDNYYSNNFIKDFTETKHLGVRRGDYIYNLTISNTEPGDSATYYCSTADIYEQTFGEGTVLIVKNSESNSISVLQQPVSESVHPGDSVTLNCTIHTETCAGEHSVYWFRHGSGESHPGIIYTHGDRSDQCVKSPEAGSPTQSCVYNLPKRNLSFSDAGTYYCAVASCGEILFGNGTTLDIEDHRADPLLLVSCLGVVLCVTFTLIIVLVCIMYKMNNTTCVQCRGLVSQTRGPSVTRSDAGDHDGDSLHYVALNLSNKKNRSRRQRGHMETVVYAGIRQ, encoded by the exons ATGGGTAGAAATGCCTTTGTCTTTGAtccattttgtttgtttgctttgacAGTTTGTGCTTTTACCAAACCAAACGTAATCCAACCAACCCCTGTGATGGTTACTGAGCTGGGAGGCTCTGTGACTCTCACTTGCCTTTGTCCTAATGTGTCGGTGACCAGATTTAATTGGTTCAAGCAGAGTTTTGGACAGGAACCCCTTCACATGGCATCATCTCTTTATATTGGCCAAGATAATTATTATTCCAACAACTTTATCAAGGACTTTACCGAGACCAAACATTtgggtgtgaggagaggagactacatcTATAACTTGACCATATCCAACACAGAGCCAGGGGACTCAGCTACATACTATTGTTCCACTGCAGACATCTATGAGCAAACATTTGGAGAGGGAACTGTATTAATTGTCAAAA ATTCCGAGTCCAACAGCATATCTGTGCTCCAGCAGCCTGTGTCTGAGTCAGTCCATCCAGGAGACTCTGTGACTCTGAACTGTACAATACACACTGAGACCTGTGCAGGAGAACACAGTGTCTATTGGTTCAGACATGGCTCAGGAGAATCCCATCCAGGAATAATTTACACCCATGGAGACAGGAGTGATCAGTGTGTGAAGAGCCCTGAGGCTGGGTCTCCTACACAGAGCTGTGTCTACAACCTCCCCAAGAGGAACCTCAGCTTCTCTGATGCTGGGACTTACTACTGTGCTGTGGCCTCATGTGGGGAGATACTCTTCGGGAACGGGACCACGCTGGACATTGAGG ACCATAGAGCAGATCCTCTTCTCTTGGTGTCCTGCCTGGGTGTAGTATTGTGTGTCACGTTCACCTTGATCATTGTCCTGGTTTGCATCATGTACAAGATGAACAACACAACATGTGTGCAGTGCAGAG GACTCGTCTCACAGACCAGAGGTCCTTCAGTTACCAGATCAGATGCAGGG GACCACGATGGAGACAGTCTCCATTACGTAGCTCTGAATCTGAGCAACAAGAAGAACAGGTCTAGAAGACAGAGAGGTCACATGGAGACAGTGGTGTATGCTGGGATCAGACAGTAG
- the LOC109879316 gene encoding fibroblast growth factor receptor 1-like isoform X2 — protein MMNREVFIFYINLVCAFTKPNVIQPTPVMVTELGGSVTLTCLCPNVSVTRFNWFKQSFGQEPLHMASSLYIGQDNYYSNNFIKDFTETKHLGVRRGDYIYNLTISNTEPGDSATYYCSTADIYEQTFGEGTVLIVKNSESNSISVLQQPVSESVHPGDSVTLNCTIHTETCAGEHSVYWFRHGSGESHPGIIYTHGDRSDQCVKSPEAGSPTQSCVYNLPKRNLSFSDAGTYYCAVASCGEILFGNGTTLDIEDHRADPLLLVSCLGVVLCVTFTLIIVLVCIMYKMNNTTCVQCRGLVSQTRGPSVTRSDAGDHDGDSLHYVALNLSNKKNRSRRQRGHMETVVYAGIRQ, from the exons ATGATGAATAGAGAAGTATTTATATTTTACATCAACTTGG TTTGTGCTTTTACCAAACCAAACGTAATCCAACCAACCCCTGTGATGGTTACTGAGCTGGGAGGCTCTGTGACTCTCACTTGCCTTTGTCCTAATGTGTCGGTGACCAGATTTAATTGGTTCAAGCAGAGTTTTGGACAGGAACCCCTTCACATGGCATCATCTCTTTATATTGGCCAAGATAATTATTATTCCAACAACTTTATCAAGGACTTTACCGAGACCAAACATTtgggtgtgaggagaggagactacatcTATAACTTGACCATATCCAACACAGAGCCAGGGGACTCAGCTACATACTATTGTTCCACTGCAGACATCTATGAGCAAACATTTGGAGAGGGAACTGTATTAATTGTCAAAA ATTCCGAGTCCAACAGCATATCTGTGCTCCAGCAGCCTGTGTCTGAGTCAGTCCATCCAGGAGACTCTGTGACTCTGAACTGTACAATACACACTGAGACCTGTGCAGGAGAACACAGTGTCTATTGGTTCAGACATGGCTCAGGAGAATCCCATCCAGGAATAATTTACACCCATGGAGACAGGAGTGATCAGTGTGTGAAGAGCCCTGAGGCTGGGTCTCCTACACAGAGCTGTGTCTACAACCTCCCCAAGAGGAACCTCAGCTTCTCTGATGCTGGGACTTACTACTGTGCTGTGGCCTCATGTGGGGAGATACTCTTCGGGAACGGGACCACGCTGGACATTGAGG ACCATAGAGCAGATCCTCTTCTCTTGGTGTCCTGCCTGGGTGTAGTATTGTGTGTCACGTTCACCTTGATCATTGTCCTGGTTTGCATCATGTACAAGATGAACAACACAACATGTGTGCAGTGCAGAG GACTCGTCTCACAGACCAGAGGTCCTTCAGTTACCAGATCAGATGCAGGG GACCACGATGGAGACAGTCTCCATTACGTAGCTCTGAATCTGAGCAACAAGAAGAACAGGTCTAGAAGACAGAGAGGTCACATGGAGACAGTGGTGTATGCTGGGATCAGACAGTAG